From the genome of Lineus longissimus chromosome 8, tnLinLong1.2, whole genome shotgun sequence, one region includes:
- the LOC135492363 gene encoding PDZ and LIM domain protein 3-like — protein sequence MSTVTLTMQKHDPHQPWGFRMQGGTDFSAQLSIKKVLPNTPSDGYLTPGDAIVGINNQDASRMTHVQAQQLILNGGNVLHLTVRKGYVGGMDSFRHLQPKGNVKFSPYNASKLAKY from the exons ATGTCAACCGTTACCTTGACGATGCAAAAGCACGATCCCCATCAACCCTGGGGATTTCGGATGCAGGGGGGCACGGATTTTAGCGCACAGCTTTCTATAAAGAAG GTTCTCCCTAACACCCCATCAGACGGCTACCTCACCCCCGGGGACGCCATTGTTGGAATCAACAACCAAGACGCCAGTAGAATGACACACGTGCAGGCACAACAGCTGATCCTGAATGGCGGTAACGTGCTCCATCTTACAGTGAGAAA GGGCTATGTTGGAGGAATGGACAGCTTTAGGCATCTTCAGCCGAAAGGCAACGTGAAATTCTCGCCCTACAACGCATCAAAACTCGCGAAATACTAG
- the LOC135492226 gene encoding homeodomain-interacting protein kinase 2-like isoform X2: MQADPRNFYSHTSAFSSFKKLKLDTYATCHNVAPFSTAYDYHTEYPINSFTFANNGNVHHNIDGMPQNYIRASTVKLLDTYQRCGLKRKSEDLEHSLHFPEQHTISSEEETTATTTTTNTNTNNTSKNTSSSNNEGDYSLVQHEVLYSMTSAYEVLEFLGRGTFGQVVKCWKKGTNEIVAIKILKNHPSYARQGQIEVSILARLSQENADEFNFVRAYECFQHKNHTCLVFEMLEQNLYDFLKQNKFQPLPLKYIRPITQQVLTALLKLKNLGLIHADLKPENIMLVDPVRFPYRVKVIDFGSASHVSKAVCSTYLQSRYYRAPEILLGLPFCEAIDMWSLGCVIAELFLGWPLYPGSSEYDQIRYISQTQGLPAEHMLSSATKTSRFFNRETTEGSYPFWRLKTPEEHEAETRIKSKEARKYIFNCLDDMAQINVPTDLEGVDLMAEKVDRREFIDLLKRMLTLDQERRITPGEALNHPFIVMAHLVDYAHTNLVKQSVQNMEICRRGKSNGYDLNQNPSNLMAPFMPSSTTSITLTFNNHLNALQNQYQLPSAPATYLPYQPNPVNQRLNPPVPQQSTAAPQFANDPFSQSLCMSSLRLGRSGNFGIGNSPSKHAYSVRVENAVPMVTQPPQALQIQPQLIPQPPVPTQQFVPVSMFDQSGRQILVANAPVTSWPGINNRQVLVPAWQQLPGLSGGLSSQRPVQQHIIPEALASQQIPEPLRRSLLVDNLDHQPQPMFPMELSDGRLFMDRGQHQGGHGTQFAQMIPHSMGASQPCQPWNLGIVPQSTKMLSSSHRHTSSASQKRQSKKVVTKEVTSHLSPVKKRVKGSTPMQSATATVTRRHSPPLPDWPNVNRSKVGSSPKGTQSNQRQPVVIVDTPSPAISVITISSDSEDEDVPQKPPAKCKDNCTACTGSSINVLSTSPDSDVINISSKKKSPTNKVKVMGCVTVPDSDSDGGDQSREGTGFIVIKEEADDSPPDVVSSTLQKNLRSLQRPARDSEIFLRRHDNYDPRQVRLPNSPNSHLSLLHVDTGMDPHGKNIKQQYSPNSGSQRRTNGHNKQRPVTLNLAPVQKLPSPRQTLGHMQQPLYLNTAPSDGHRDQRRSQALHGSPAYLVPAHQKSHVQVSAPGPFGPFSPTGVPPPAHQSPRHVQFTHPLPAHVHPVLQSPGLHPAAGPYPPVHPQFASPFVNSPSSVYASYPLSPTKTRQYQYLYQAFAGE; encoded by the exons ATGCAAGCAGACCCTCGAAACTTTTATTCTCACACGAGCGCATTCAGCAGCTTCAAGAAACTGAAACTGGACACGTAcgcgacatgtcataatgtagCTCCGTTTTCGACGGCATATGATTATCACACGGAGTACCCAATAAACAGTTTCACATTTGCAAATAACGGGAATGTTCATCATAATATTGACGGTATGCCACAGAACTATATCCGTGCATCAACCGTCAAACTTTTAGACACATACCAAAGATGTGGATTAAAAAGAAAAAGCGAAGACTTAGAACATTCGTTACATTTTCCTGAGCAACACACGATATCTTCTGAGGAAGAGACTACTGCCACCACGACGACCACAAACACCAACACGAATAACACGTCGAAAAACACTAGTTCCTCTAACAATGAGGGGGACTACTCACTGGTTCAGCACGAGGTTCTGTACTCAATGACCAGTGCCTATGAGGTGCTCGAGTTCTTAGGACGGGGCACCTTTGGGCAGGTGGTCAAGTGCTGGAAGAAAGGGACAAATGAGATCGTTGCCATCAAGATCCTGAAGAATCACCCGTCGTACGCCCGACAGGGACAGATCGAGGTCTCAATTCTTGCGCGGTTAAGTCAAGAAAATGCTGACGAGTTCAATTTCGTTCGCGCGTACGAGTGCTTCCAACACAAGAACCATACGTGCTTGGTGTTCGAGATGCTGGAACAGAACTTGTACGACTTCCTCAAGCAGAACAAGTTCCAGCCGCTCCCGCTCAAGTACATCCGTCCAATCACACAGCAGGTTCTCACGGCGCTGCTGAAGCTGAAAAACCTCGGACTGATACACGCTGATCTGAAGCCTGAGAATATTATGCTGGTGGATCCTGTGCGCTTCCCCTACAGGGTAAAGGTCATAGACTTTGGTTCGGCGAGCCATGTGTCCAAGGCGGTGTGTTCGACGTACCTTCAATCAAGatattacag AGCGCCAGAGATCCTGCTTGGCCTGCCCTTCTGTGAGGCAATAGACATGTGGTCTTTGGGCTGTGTGATAGCTGAACTCTTCCTGGGATGGCCCCTCTACCCGGGATCGTCCGAATATGATCAA ATTCGGTACATCTCCCAAACGCAGGGTCTCCCAGCCGAACACATGCTCAGTAGTGCCACGAAGACCTCGCGCTTCTTCAACCGAGAGACGACAGAGGGCAGCTACCCTTTCTGGCGGTTAAAGACGCCAGAGGAACATGAAGCTGAAACGCGTATCAAGTCGAAGGAGGCGAGGAAATACATCTTTAACTGTCTTGATGATATGGCACAG ATCAACGTCCCGACGGACTTGGAGGGTGTGGACCTTATGGCGGAGAAGGTAGACCGACGTGAATTCATCGACCTGTTGAAGCGAATGCTGACGCTCGACCAAGAGCGACGGATTACACCAGGAGAAGCATTGAATCATCCGTTCATCGTGATGGCACATCTTGTCGATTACGCTCATACGAACCT CGTGAAACAAAGTGTTCAGAACATGGAGATTTGTCGGCGAGGCAAATCCAACGGTTACGATTTGAATCAGAACCCAAGCAACTTGATGGCACCGTTTATGCCATCGTCAACGACAAGTATAACGCTAACTTTCAACAATCACCTGAACGCACTCCAGAATCAG TACCAGCTCCCGTCAGCACCAGCCACGTACCTGCCCTACCAGCCGAACCCAGTGAACCAGCGTCTCAACCCGCCGGTACCACAGCAGTCGACGGCAGCTCCTCAGTTTGCGAACGACCCGTTCTCGCAGTCGCTCTGTATGTCATCACTACGACTGGGTAGATCAGGCAATT TTGGGATTGGTAATTCTCCGTCGAAGCACGCCTATTCCGTGCGTGTGGAGAATGCTGTTCCCATGGTAACTCAGCCGCCGCAAGCACTGCAGATCCAGCCGCAGTTGATACCGCAGCCGCCAGTGCCGACTCAGCAGTTTGTACCAGTGTCCATGTTTGATCAGAGTGGACGACAGATTCTCGTAGCT AATGCTCCAGTGACATCATGGCCTGGTATCAACAACCGCCAAGTGTTGGTGCCCGCGTGGCAGCAGCTTCCGGGCCTGTCAGGCGGCCTCTCCTCCCAGCGGCCAGTTCAACAGCACATTATTCCCGAGGCGCTCGCCTCGCAGCAGATCCCTGAACCGCTGCGGCGGTCTTTGCTCGTCGACAATCTGGACCACCAGCCGCAGCCTATGTTTCCTATG GAACTGAGTGATGGGCGGTTGTTCATGGATAGAGGGCAGCACCAGGGAGGTCATGGGACACAGTTTGCTCAAATGATACCGCATTCTATGGGAGCATCGCAGCCATGTCAGCCATGGAACCTAGGCATCGTGCCCCAGTCAACGAAGATGCTGTCATCATCACACCGCCACACATCCTCGGCCAGTCAGAAACGCCAGAGCAAGAAAGTGGTCACGAAGGAGGTCACGAGCCACCTGTCGCCGGTGAAGAAGCGGGTGAAAGGAAGTACCCCGATGCAATCTGCTACGGCAACAGTAACACGGCGTCACAGTCCCCCGCTTCCCGATTGGCCGAATGTCAACCGGTCAAAAGTTGGTAGCTCGCCGAAGGGTACGCAGAGTAATCAGCGCCAGCCTGTTGTGATCGTGGATACGCCGAGCCCAGCAATCAGCGTGATCACAATCAGCTCGGACAGCGAGGATGAGGACGTCCCTCAGAAACCACCGGCAAA GTGTAAGGACAATTGTACGGCTTGCACTGGGAGCAGTATTAATGTTTTGAGCACAAGTCCCGACTCGGATGTCATCAACATTTCGTCTAAGAAAA AATCCCCGACAAACAAAGTCAAAGTCATGGGTTGTGTGACAGTGCCGGATTCGGATTCAGACGGCGGGGACCAGTCCCGCGAGGGCACCGGGTTCATTGTGATTAAAGAAGAAGCTGACGATTCACCACCAGACGTCGTCAGCAGTACGTTACAAAAGAACTTGCGGTCGTTACAACGGCCGGCTAGGGACAGTGAAATTTTCCTGCGGCGGCATGATAATTATGATCCACGGCAGGTGCGGTTACCAAATAGCCCCAACTCACATTTGTCGCTATTACATGTGGATACGGGTATGGACCCCCATGGGAAAAACATCAAGCAACAGTACTCGCCGAACAGTGGATCACAGCGGCGGACCAACGGGCACAACAAGCAGAGGCCAGTAACGTTGAATTTGGCACCAGTTCAAAAGCTGCCGTCGCCACGTCAGACGCTGGGACACATGCAGCAGCCGCTATACCTCAACACAGCGCCATCTGATGGTCACAG AGATCAACGCAGATCGCAAGCTTTGCATGGGAGTCCCGCGTACCTTGTGCCAGCACACCAGAAGTCACATGTGCAAGTAAGTGCACCAGGGCCGTTCGGGCCGTTCTCTCCCACCGGAGTGCCACCACCAGCTCACCAGAGCCCACGACATGTACAGTTCACCCACCCATTACCGGCCCACGTGCACCCGGTACTCCAGTCGCCGGGGTTGCATCCGGCGGCAGGCCCGTACCCGCCCGTGCATCCACAGTTCGCAAGCCCATTTGTCAACTCCCCTTCGAGCGTGTACGCGTCGTATCCTCTCAGTCCAACGAAAACACGCCAGTATCAGTATCTTTACCAGGCGTTTGCTGGGGAATGA
- the LOC135492226 gene encoding homeodomain-interacting protein kinase 2-like isoform X1, protein MQADPRNFYSHTSAFSSFKKLKLDTYATCHNVAPFSTAYDYHTEYPINSFTFANNGNVHHNIDGMPQNYIRASTVKLLDTYQRCGLKRKSEDLEHSLHFPEQHTISSEEETTATTTTTNTNTNNTSKNTSSSNNEGDYSLVQHEVLYSMTSAYEVLEFLGRGTFGQVVKCWKKGTNEIVAIKILKNHPSYARQGQIEVSILARLSQENADEFNFVRAYECFQHKNHTCLVFEMLEQNLYDFLKQNKFQPLPLKYIRPITQQVLTALLKLKNLGLIHADLKPENIMLVDPVRFPYRVKVIDFGSASHVSKAVCSTYLQSRYYRAPEILLGLPFCEAIDMWSLGCVIAELFLGWPLYPGSSEYDQIRYISQTQGLPAEHMLSSATKTSRFFNRETTEGSYPFWRLKTPEEHEAETRIKSKEARKYIFNCLDDMAQINVPTDLEGVDLMAEKVDRREFIDLLKRMLTLDQERRITPGEALNHPFIVMAHLVDYAHTNLVKQSVQNMEICRRGKSNGYDLNQNPSNLMAPFMPSSTTSITLTFNNHLNALQNQVSGYQLPSAPATYLPYQPNPVNQRLNPPVPQQSTAAPQFANDPFSQSLCMSSLRLGRSGNFGIGNSPSKHAYSVRVENAVPMVTQPPQALQIQPQLIPQPPVPTQQFVPVSMFDQSGRQILVANAPVTSWPGINNRQVLVPAWQQLPGLSGGLSSQRPVQQHIIPEALASQQIPEPLRRSLLVDNLDHQPQPMFPMELSDGRLFMDRGQHQGGHGTQFAQMIPHSMGASQPCQPWNLGIVPQSTKMLSSSHRHTSSASQKRQSKKVVTKEVTSHLSPVKKRVKGSTPMQSATATVTRRHSPPLPDWPNVNRSKVGSSPKGTQSNQRQPVVIVDTPSPAISVITISSDSEDEDVPQKPPAKCKDNCTACTGSSINVLSTSPDSDVINISSKKKSPTNKVKVMGCVTVPDSDSDGGDQSREGTGFIVIKEEADDSPPDVVSSTLQKNLRSLQRPARDSEIFLRRHDNYDPRQVRLPNSPNSHLSLLHVDTGMDPHGKNIKQQYSPNSGSQRRTNGHNKQRPVTLNLAPVQKLPSPRQTLGHMQQPLYLNTAPSDGHRDQRRSQALHGSPAYLVPAHQKSHVQVSAPGPFGPFSPTGVPPPAHQSPRHVQFTHPLPAHVHPVLQSPGLHPAAGPYPPVHPQFASPFVNSPSSVYASYPLSPTKTRQYQYLYQAFAGE, encoded by the exons ATGCAAGCAGACCCTCGAAACTTTTATTCTCACACGAGCGCATTCAGCAGCTTCAAGAAACTGAAACTGGACACGTAcgcgacatgtcataatgtagCTCCGTTTTCGACGGCATATGATTATCACACGGAGTACCCAATAAACAGTTTCACATTTGCAAATAACGGGAATGTTCATCATAATATTGACGGTATGCCACAGAACTATATCCGTGCATCAACCGTCAAACTTTTAGACACATACCAAAGATGTGGATTAAAAAGAAAAAGCGAAGACTTAGAACATTCGTTACATTTTCCTGAGCAACACACGATATCTTCTGAGGAAGAGACTACTGCCACCACGACGACCACAAACACCAACACGAATAACACGTCGAAAAACACTAGTTCCTCTAACAATGAGGGGGACTACTCACTGGTTCAGCACGAGGTTCTGTACTCAATGACCAGTGCCTATGAGGTGCTCGAGTTCTTAGGACGGGGCACCTTTGGGCAGGTGGTCAAGTGCTGGAAGAAAGGGACAAATGAGATCGTTGCCATCAAGATCCTGAAGAATCACCCGTCGTACGCCCGACAGGGACAGATCGAGGTCTCAATTCTTGCGCGGTTAAGTCAAGAAAATGCTGACGAGTTCAATTTCGTTCGCGCGTACGAGTGCTTCCAACACAAGAACCATACGTGCTTGGTGTTCGAGATGCTGGAACAGAACTTGTACGACTTCCTCAAGCAGAACAAGTTCCAGCCGCTCCCGCTCAAGTACATCCGTCCAATCACACAGCAGGTTCTCACGGCGCTGCTGAAGCTGAAAAACCTCGGACTGATACACGCTGATCTGAAGCCTGAGAATATTATGCTGGTGGATCCTGTGCGCTTCCCCTACAGGGTAAAGGTCATAGACTTTGGTTCGGCGAGCCATGTGTCCAAGGCGGTGTGTTCGACGTACCTTCAATCAAGatattacag AGCGCCAGAGATCCTGCTTGGCCTGCCCTTCTGTGAGGCAATAGACATGTGGTCTTTGGGCTGTGTGATAGCTGAACTCTTCCTGGGATGGCCCCTCTACCCGGGATCGTCCGAATATGATCAA ATTCGGTACATCTCCCAAACGCAGGGTCTCCCAGCCGAACACATGCTCAGTAGTGCCACGAAGACCTCGCGCTTCTTCAACCGAGAGACGACAGAGGGCAGCTACCCTTTCTGGCGGTTAAAGACGCCAGAGGAACATGAAGCTGAAACGCGTATCAAGTCGAAGGAGGCGAGGAAATACATCTTTAACTGTCTTGATGATATGGCACAG ATCAACGTCCCGACGGACTTGGAGGGTGTGGACCTTATGGCGGAGAAGGTAGACCGACGTGAATTCATCGACCTGTTGAAGCGAATGCTGACGCTCGACCAAGAGCGACGGATTACACCAGGAGAAGCATTGAATCATCCGTTCATCGTGATGGCACATCTTGTCGATTACGCTCATACGAACCT CGTGAAACAAAGTGTTCAGAACATGGAGATTTGTCGGCGAGGCAAATCCAACGGTTACGATTTGAATCAGAACCCAAGCAACTTGATGGCACCGTTTATGCCATCGTCAACGACAAGTATAACGCTAACTTTCAACAATCACCTGAACGCACTCCAGAATCAGGTGAGTGGA TACCAGCTCCCGTCAGCACCAGCCACGTACCTGCCCTACCAGCCGAACCCAGTGAACCAGCGTCTCAACCCGCCGGTACCACAGCAGTCGACGGCAGCTCCTCAGTTTGCGAACGACCCGTTCTCGCAGTCGCTCTGTATGTCATCACTACGACTGGGTAGATCAGGCAATT TTGGGATTGGTAATTCTCCGTCGAAGCACGCCTATTCCGTGCGTGTGGAGAATGCTGTTCCCATGGTAACTCAGCCGCCGCAAGCACTGCAGATCCAGCCGCAGTTGATACCGCAGCCGCCAGTGCCGACTCAGCAGTTTGTACCAGTGTCCATGTTTGATCAGAGTGGACGACAGATTCTCGTAGCT AATGCTCCAGTGACATCATGGCCTGGTATCAACAACCGCCAAGTGTTGGTGCCCGCGTGGCAGCAGCTTCCGGGCCTGTCAGGCGGCCTCTCCTCCCAGCGGCCAGTTCAACAGCACATTATTCCCGAGGCGCTCGCCTCGCAGCAGATCCCTGAACCGCTGCGGCGGTCTTTGCTCGTCGACAATCTGGACCACCAGCCGCAGCCTATGTTTCCTATG GAACTGAGTGATGGGCGGTTGTTCATGGATAGAGGGCAGCACCAGGGAGGTCATGGGACACAGTTTGCTCAAATGATACCGCATTCTATGGGAGCATCGCAGCCATGTCAGCCATGGAACCTAGGCATCGTGCCCCAGTCAACGAAGATGCTGTCATCATCACACCGCCACACATCCTCGGCCAGTCAGAAACGCCAGAGCAAGAAAGTGGTCACGAAGGAGGTCACGAGCCACCTGTCGCCGGTGAAGAAGCGGGTGAAAGGAAGTACCCCGATGCAATCTGCTACGGCAACAGTAACACGGCGTCACAGTCCCCCGCTTCCCGATTGGCCGAATGTCAACCGGTCAAAAGTTGGTAGCTCGCCGAAGGGTACGCAGAGTAATCAGCGCCAGCCTGTTGTGATCGTGGATACGCCGAGCCCAGCAATCAGCGTGATCACAATCAGCTCGGACAGCGAGGATGAGGACGTCCCTCAGAAACCACCGGCAAA GTGTAAGGACAATTGTACGGCTTGCACTGGGAGCAGTATTAATGTTTTGAGCACAAGTCCCGACTCGGATGTCATCAACATTTCGTCTAAGAAAA AATCCCCGACAAACAAAGTCAAAGTCATGGGTTGTGTGACAGTGCCGGATTCGGATTCAGACGGCGGGGACCAGTCCCGCGAGGGCACCGGGTTCATTGTGATTAAAGAAGAAGCTGACGATTCACCACCAGACGTCGTCAGCAGTACGTTACAAAAGAACTTGCGGTCGTTACAACGGCCGGCTAGGGACAGTGAAATTTTCCTGCGGCGGCATGATAATTATGATCCACGGCAGGTGCGGTTACCAAATAGCCCCAACTCACATTTGTCGCTATTACATGTGGATACGGGTATGGACCCCCATGGGAAAAACATCAAGCAACAGTACTCGCCGAACAGTGGATCACAGCGGCGGACCAACGGGCACAACAAGCAGAGGCCAGTAACGTTGAATTTGGCACCAGTTCAAAAGCTGCCGTCGCCACGTCAGACGCTGGGACACATGCAGCAGCCGCTATACCTCAACACAGCGCCATCTGATGGTCACAG AGATCAACGCAGATCGCAAGCTTTGCATGGGAGTCCCGCGTACCTTGTGCCAGCACACCAGAAGTCACATGTGCAAGTAAGTGCACCAGGGCCGTTCGGGCCGTTCTCTCCCACCGGAGTGCCACCACCAGCTCACCAGAGCCCACGACATGTACAGTTCACCCACCCATTACCGGCCCACGTGCACCCGGTACTCCAGTCGCCGGGGTTGCATCCGGCGGCAGGCCCGTACCCGCCCGTGCATCCACAGTTCGCAAGCCCATTTGTCAACTCCCCTTCGAGCGTGTACGCGTCGTATCCTCTCAGTCCAACGAAAACACGCCAGTATCAGTATCTTTACCAGGCGTTTGCTGGGGAATGA